TAGTCGCCGATGCCCAATCCCGAGCACGAGTCGTTCCGATAGAGACAGGAATTGAAATGCAACCGTCATTGCCGTCGTCCAAAGTCGATCAGTTGGGTTTTCTGGTGCCCGACCTGAAGATCGGTGTGCAACATTGGACAGCCGCACTCAACGTTACCGACTGGCGCGTCTACACCTACTCCCCGGACATGGCGGGAACACGGTTCTCCTACCGAGGGCAGGCGGGAGAATTCACCATGCGGCTCGCCCTTGCCAATACGGTTCCGCAGATCGAACTCATTCAACCGATTGCCGGACCCAGCCTGTATCACGACTGGATTGCCCAGCGTGGCTAC
This DNA window, taken from Mycolicibacterium sp. MU0050, encodes the following:
- a CDS encoding VOC family protein, encoding MQPSLPSSKVDQLGFLVPDLKIGVQHWTAALNVTDWRVYTYSPDMAGTRFSYRGQAGEFTMRLALANTVPQIELIQPIAGPSLYHDWIAQRGYGFHHVGFFVPSITDTVDEYRASGLEPAQTGSGYGVDGDGGFAYYEMEDQLGTVVEFIEVPANRRPSETL